One genomic window of Salvia miltiorrhiza cultivar Shanhuang (shh) chromosome 4, IMPLAD_Smil_shh, whole genome shotgun sequence includes the following:
- the LOC131023793 gene encoding uncharacterized protein LOC131023793, whose protein sequence is MSSPEHDSSPDSDEVAEKFMELVELQKQLLQSYCPQPASEPARAKRPRSYVHRDREEAHVRLMQDYFVDNPTYGPTFFQNRHGRMWNAPSESFKLGGESFEVRRNWYVEHLKDIMLCCIILHNMIVEHEGEAAANWRDDDGASSSGSTESAGQTPVSFEEYVRRDSLLRDRQLHAQLRYDLIEHLWARFGPLGPE, encoded by the exons ATGTCATCACCTGAACATGATTCTTCGCCCGATTCCGACGAAGTCGCtgaaaagttcatggagttggttgagttgcagaaacaactgCTTCAATCATACTGCCCCCAACCGGCGTCGGAGCCGGCGCGTGCGAAACGTCCCCGatcatacgtccaccgtgatcgtgaagaggcccatgtacgtcttatgcaagactacttcgtCGACAATCCAACGTACGGCCCTACTTTTTTCCAG aatcggcacggaaggatgtgGAACGCGCCTTCagagtccttcaagctcggtggggaatcattcgaagtccggcgcaattggtacgtagagcacctgaaggacatcatgttgtgttgcatcattctccacaacatgattgtggagcacgaaggtgaagcggctgccaactggagagatgatgacggggcgtctagcagtggttcgacggagagtgctggacaaacaccggtgtccttcgaggaatatgtgcgaagggatagccttctccgagatagacaactacatgctcagctccgaTATGATTTGATTGAGcacctttgggcacgtttcggacctctagggccagagtag
- the LOC131023794 gene encoding uncharacterized protein LOC131023794 isoform X1, protein MYGHRRSLFGSGGVSDGYEIGSKRPRLMEPNPYFAVSSSSSGYQQYGYGRRYQPSTFPVVRLRGLPFNCTDIDIFKFFAGLDIVDVFLVNKDGRFSGEAFIVFAGHMQAELALQRDRQTMGRRYVEVFRCKKQEYYNAIAAEVSEGGVDNNHRGSSPVARRKRSPDKDKLEYTEILKLRGLPYSVKKSDILKFFGDFEVVEDKIQIACKPDGKVTGEAFVEFVSVEEARKAMCKDKMLIGSRYVELFPSARDEARQAASRSRQ, encoded by the exons ATGTACGGTCATAGAAG GTCATTGTTTGGGAGCGGGGGGGTTTCAGACGGGTACGAGATCGGCTCAAAGAGACCAAGATTGATGGAACCAAATCCCTACTTCGCAGTGAGCAGCAGTTCGAGTGGCTATCAACAGTACGGCTATGGCAGGAGATATCAGCCATCTACCTTTCCCGTGGTTCGTCTAAGGGGTCTCCCCTTCAACTGCACGGACATAgacattttcaaattttttgctGGACTGGACATTGTGGACGTCTTCTTGGTGAACAAGGATGGGAGGTTCTCTGGAGAAGCATTTATAGTCTTTGCCGGTCATATGCAGGCTGAACTTGCTCTGCAGAGGGATCGCCAGACCATGGGAAGAAGATATGTCGAGGTATTTAGGTGCAAGAAGCAGGAGTACTATAATGCTATAGCTGCTGAGGTGAGTGAAGGAGGCGTTGACAATAATCATCGTGGATCATCTCCTGTAGCTCGTCGTAAAAGGTCCCCGGATAAAGATAAGTTGGAGTATACAGAAATCTTGAAGCTGCGCGGCCTCCCATACTCGGTAAAGAAATCAGACATCTTAAAGTTCTTTGGAGATTTCGAGGTTGTGGAGGACAAGATCCAGATTGCGTGCAAGCCTGATGGGAAAGTTACCGGAGAGGCATTTGTCGAGTTTGTTTCGGTTGAGGAGGCAAGAAAAGCTATGTGCAAGGACAAGATGCTAATCGGATCGAGGTATGTTGAACTGTTTCCTTCGGCACGGGATGAAGCCAGACAAGCTGCATCGAGATCACGGCAGTAG
- the LOC131023794 gene encoding uncharacterized protein LOC131023794 isoform X2, giving the protein MEPNPYFAVSSSSSGYQQYGYGRRYQPSTFPVVRLRGLPFNCTDIDIFKFFAGLDIVDVFLVNKDGRFSGEAFIVFAGHMQAELALQRDRQTMGRRYVEVFRCKKQEYYNAIAAEVSEGGVDNNHRGSSPVARRKRSPDKDKLEYTEILKLRGLPYSVKKSDILKFFGDFEVVEDKIQIACKPDGKVTGEAFVEFVSVEEARKAMCKDKMLIGSRYVELFPSARDEARQAASRSRQ; this is encoded by the coding sequence ATGGAACCAAATCCCTACTTCGCAGTGAGCAGCAGTTCGAGTGGCTATCAACAGTACGGCTATGGCAGGAGATATCAGCCATCTACCTTTCCCGTGGTTCGTCTAAGGGGTCTCCCCTTCAACTGCACGGACATAgacattttcaaattttttgctGGACTGGACATTGTGGACGTCTTCTTGGTGAACAAGGATGGGAGGTTCTCTGGAGAAGCATTTATAGTCTTTGCCGGTCATATGCAGGCTGAACTTGCTCTGCAGAGGGATCGCCAGACCATGGGAAGAAGATATGTCGAGGTATTTAGGTGCAAGAAGCAGGAGTACTATAATGCTATAGCTGCTGAGGTGAGTGAAGGAGGCGTTGACAATAATCATCGTGGATCATCTCCTGTAGCTCGTCGTAAAAGGTCCCCGGATAAAGATAAGTTGGAGTATACAGAAATCTTGAAGCTGCGCGGCCTCCCATACTCGGTAAAGAAATCAGACATCTTAAAGTTCTTTGGAGATTTCGAGGTTGTGGAGGACAAGATCCAGATTGCGTGCAAGCCTGATGGGAAAGTTACCGGAGAGGCATTTGTCGAGTTTGTTTCGGTTGAGGAGGCAAGAAAAGCTATGTGCAAGGACAAGATGCTAATCGGATCGAGGTATGTTGAACTGTTTCCTTCGGCACGGGATGAAGCCAGACAAGCTGCATCGAGATCACGGCAGTAG